Proteins encoded in a region of the Verrucomicrobiota bacterium genome:
- a CDS encoding type II toxin-antitoxin system HicA family toxin produces MGKFPTFNCRKLERRLLEIGCAHLRNTGSHRHYSNPFRPDRLITFSWHPGDVPRGIIADIIEDLGITRDEFYFGKF; encoded by the coding sequence GTGGGCAAGTTCCCCACATTCAACTGCCGCAAGTTGGAACGCCGACTCCTTGAAATCGGTTGTGCGCACTTGCGCAACACCGGCAGCCACCGACACTACTCCAATCCGTTTCGGCCCGACCGCCTCATCACCTTCTCGTGGCATCCCGGCGACGTACCACGCGGAATCATTGCCGACATAATCGAAGACCTCGGCATCACCCGCGACGAATTCTACTTCGGAAAATTCTGA
- a CDS encoding type II toxin-antitoxin system HicB family antitoxin: MIVPLSKVQLRREEDGVWIAKSSLLPGCHAHGRDRGEATLRFQQAAKAHLEVLLETGRPIPPAFRDKFILAA; the protein is encoded by the coding sequence ATGATCGTTCCACTCTCGAAAGTGCAGCTCCGGCGGGAAGAAGACGGTGTGTGGATTGCCAAGTCCTCGCTGCTCCCCGGTTGCCACGCGCACGGACGCGACCGTGGCGAAGCTACCTTGCGTTTCCAGCAAGCCGCCAAGGCTCACCTCGAAGTGTTGCTTGAAACGGGTCGCCCCATCCCGCCCGCTTTCCGCGACAAGTTTATTCTTGCCGCCTGA